From a region of the Oncorhynchus tshawytscha isolate Ot180627B linkage group LG14, Otsh_v2.0, whole genome shotgun sequence genome:
- the LOC112267422 gene encoding odorant receptor 131-2-like: MQNLTDLPGNAINSQKSLSVIIKVCVVIPFFCIFLYCIVVMLHTFASHRQFLDNSRYILFAYMLINDTLQLLSSVLLFLFIVGNVKFAIVYCAPLLFFSTSTFHNTPLILAAMSLERYVAIFYPLQRPAAWHADRIWIIILSLWLVSCILPIVDFSLGKPQPGVNVLSTPVLCRTMVLNSSPVQTLFKMSLNGLFFAVVLAIIMFTYMRILLETRKMRQDRASVAKAMHTVLLHGFQLLLCMISFTQPVTESLISVYAGLLAEHISFFIYFCFILLPRFLSPLIYGLRDESLRCYVMRDVLCCSHKHRFSVKVRVSPRAPATTQTLGQGQPQSPGHHTDTG, from the coding sequence ATGCAGAATCTGACCGACCTTCCAGGCAATGCCATCAACTCACAGAAGAGTCTGTCTGTGATAATCAAGGTGTGTGTGGTGATCCCTTTCTTCTGCATCTTTCTCTACTGCATTGTGGTCATGCTGCACACCTTCGCCTCCCACAGACAATTCCTGGACAACTCCCGATACATCCTGTTTGCCTACATGCTGATCAATGACACTCTgcagctcctctcctctgtcctcctcttcctcttcattgTTGGCAACGTGAAGTTTGCTATCGTCTACTGTGCCCCTCTACTcttcttctccacctccaccttccACAACACCCCTCTGATCCTGGCAGCTATGTCCCTGGAGCGCTACGTGGCCATCTTCTATCCTCTGCAGCGTCCAGCTGCCTGGCACGCTGACCGTATCTGGATCATCATCCTGAGCCTGTGGCTGGTCAGCTGCATCCTGCCCATTGTGGACTTCTCTCTGGGAAAGCCTCAGCCTGGCGTGAATGTCCTCTCCACCCCGGTGCTCTGCAGAACCATGGTCCTCAACTCGTCCCCTGTCCAGACACTGTTTAAGATGTCCCTGAATGGGCTGTTCTTCGCGGTGGTATTGGCCATCATCATGTTCACCTACATGAGGATCCTGCTGGAGACCAGGAAGATGCGTCAGGACCGGGCGTCGGTGGCCAAGGCCATGCATACAGTGCTGCTCCACGGCTTTCAGCTACTTCTGTGCATGATCTCCTTCACCCAACCGGTCACAGAGAGCCTCATCAGTGTGTACGCCGGCTTGCTGGCCGAGCACATCTCCTTCTTCATCTACTTCTGTTTCATACTGCTGCCGCGCTTCCTTAGCCCGCTCATCTATGGCCTGAGAGATGAGAGCTTGAGGTGCTACGTGATGAGAGATGTACTGTGCtgctcacacaaacacaggttCAGTGTCAAGGTCAGGGTCAGCCCCAGAGCCCCGGCCACCACACAGACACTGGGTCAGGGTCAGCCCCAGAGCCCCGGCCACCACACAGACACTGGGTAA
- the LOC112267077 gene encoding prolyl 4-hydroxylase subunit alpha-3 encodes MQYYFKSIYSVCVIINMILIPFSFGEMYTSLLNVKQASIVERQLIDHLETYIEHESERLEDIKRFYAKVSELHSEVYNGPSAAMANPLVAFTLIKRLQSEWINLIYSDEAQENTQAFRSGYEEVEEEGSLPKLEDLQGAANGLMRLQDVYALQVGGLVRGHFQRITNGNPIDIYSPTISVPLSGDDCFLVGKVAYELEDYYHSVQWLEESVRLFRGAEGGWSPENEGTLEDALDHLAFSHFKTGNISYALSLSQELLNHDPMNRRVLKNVEKYERLLVDNPPLLSADTGLKRPNTTYLRTRNTYERLCRTQGTPPMRYENPRLFCDYFNNDSPGLLLQPIRREVLSMQPYVVLYHSFITGSEAERIKDLAQTGLRRSVVASGEEQATAEYRISKSAWLKDTAHPIIGRLDQRITLLTSLNVQPPYAEYLQVVNYGIGGHYEPHFDHATSASSPLFRLNTGNRVATFMIYLSSVDAGGSTAFIHANFSVPVVENAALFWWNLHRNGQGDGDTLHAGCPVLVGDKWVANKWIHEYGQEFQRRCSPNPEE; translated from the exons ATGCAATATTATTTCAAATCCATTTACTCAGTCTGTGTTATAATCAATATGATTTTGATTCCATTCTCTTTTGGTGAGATGTATACGTCATTATTGAACGTCAAACAAGCCAGCATTGTTGAAAGACAACTTATTGATCATTTAGAAACTTATATTGAACACGAATCGGAGAGACTTGAAGACATCAAAAG GTTTTATGCAAAGGTGTCAGAATTGCACAGTGAGGTGTACAATGGACCATCAGCTGCTATGGCAAACCCCTTGGTGGCGTTTACTCTTATCAAGCGCTTGCAGTCCGAGTGGATTAATCTGATCTACAGTGATGAAGCACAAGAGAACACCCAAG ccttcAGGTCCGGTTacgaggaggtagaggaggagggaagctTGCCAAAACTGGAGGACCTTCAGGGGGCGGCCAATGGGTTGATGAGACTGCAGGATGTGTATGCCCTTCAAGTGGGGGGACTTGTGAGAGGTCACTTCCAGAGGATCACTAACGGCAACCCCATTGACATCTACAGTCCCACAATATCTGTACCTCTTTCTGGGGATGACTGCTTCCTGGTTGGGAAG GTTGCCTATGAGCTGGAGGACTACTACCACTCAGTGCAGTGGCTGGAGGAGTCAGTGCGTCTGTTCCGAGGGGCGGAGGGGGGATGGAGTCCAGAGAATGAGGGAACTCTGGAAGATGCTCTGGATCACCTGGCCTTCTCTCACTTCAAG ACAGGAAACATCTCCTATGCACTGAGTCTCTCTCAGGAGTTGTTGAACCATG ATCCCATGAACAGGAGAGTTTTGAAGAATGTAGAGAAGTATGAGCGACTACTTGTTGACAATCCACCATTACTGAGCGCTGACACTGGGTTGAAGAGGCCTAACACCACCTATCTACGGACAAGGAACACCTACGAGAGACTGTGTCGGACACAGGGCACTCCG CCAATGCGCTATGAAAACCCCCGGCTGTTCTGTGACTATTTCAACAATGACAGTCCTGGGCTACTACTGCAGCCAATCAGACGTGAGGTGCTGAGCATGCAACCATATGTGGTCCTTTACCACAGCTTCATCACTGGCTCAGAGGCAGAGCGCATCAAGGACCTCGCCCAGACAGGG TTAAGGAGATCTGTGGTGGCATCTGGAGAGGAACAGGCTACTGCAGAGTATCGCATCAGCAAGAG TGCATGGCTAAAGGACACAGCCCACCCTATCATTGGGAGGCTGGACCAGAGAATCACCTTGCTCACAAGTCTCAATGTGCAGCCTCCGTATGCAGAGTACCTCCAAGTGGTGAACTATGGGATTGGAGGACACTATGAACCTCATTTTGACCATGCAACT TCAGCATCAAGCCCCCTTTTTAGGCTCAACACTGGGAATCGAGTGGCAACCTTCATGATATAC CTCAGCTCTGTGGACGCAGGTGGGTCCACAGCCTTCATCCACGCTAACTTTAGCGTTCCTGTTGTGGAG AATGCTGCCCTATTCTGGTGGAACCTCCATAGGAACGGCCAAGGAGATGGGGACACTCTGCATGCTGGCTGCCCTGTGCTAGTTGGGGACAAATGGG TGGCTAACAAATGGATCCATGAGTACGGCCAGGAGTTCCAGAGACGCTGCAGCCCAAATCCTGAGGAGTGA